In the genome of Streptomyces sp. Q6, the window GTACCGGGCCTGAGCCGCATGCCGTCCACTCTGTGACCGGTTACAGCACGAATCGGTCACTGTACTTGCCAATGATCAACCGCATGCGCTTACCTAGGCGCATCGCCGCGCGATCGCGTGTGTGCACGCTCCCAGAATCCAAAGATGGCTTCCGGGAGCGTGCACCGAAGCTTCGGACCCAGGAGAGACCCCGCATGACGCACCACCGGCTCGCCTTCGGCGGCGACTACAACCCCGAACAGTGGCCGGAGGACGTCTGGCACGAGGACGTCCGGCTGATGCGTGAGGCCGGCGTCACCATGGTCAGCGTCGGGATCTTCTCCTGGGCGCTGCTCGAACCGGCGCCCGGCACCTACGACTTCGGCTGGCTCGACCGCGTCATCGACCTGCTGCACGAGAACGGCATCGCGGTCGACCTCGGCACGCCCACCGTCGCCCCGCCCAAGTGGTTCTACACGGCGCACCCCGACGCCCTGCCGGTCACCGCCGACGGCAACCGTCTGCACTTCGGCTCGCGCGGCGCCATCTGCCACAGCAACCAGGCCTACCGCGCCGCCGCCGCCCGCATCACCGAGCAGCTCGCCCGCCGCTACGGCACGCACGAGGCCGTCGCGCTGTGGCACGTCCACAACGAGTACGGCGTCCCGGTCAGCGCCTGCTACTGCGAGAGCTGCGCCGCCCACTTCCGGCGCTGGCTCACGGCCACGTACGAGACCGTCGACCACGTCAACCACGCCTGGGGCACCGCCTTCTGGGGCCAGCGCTACGCCTCCTTCGAGGAGATCGACCCGCCGCGCACCACCCCGACCGTCGGCAACCCCGCGCAGCAGCTCGACTACAAGCGCTTCGCCGACGCCACCCTGCGCGAGAACTTCCTGCGCGAGCGCGACATCCTGCACCGCCTCGCCCCCGGCATCCCCGTCACCACCAACTTCATGACGGCCCTCAGCCAGTGCGACTCCATCGACTACTGGGCCTGGGGCCGCGAGGTCGACCTCGTCACCAACGACCACTACCTGATCACCGACGGCCGCCGCACCCACGTGAACCTGGCGATGGCCGCCGACCTCACGCGTTCGGTCGCCGGCGGCGCGCCGTGGCTCCTCCTGGAGCACTCCACGTCCGGCGTCAACTGGCAGCCCCGCAATCCGGCGAAGGCCCCCGGCCAGATGGCCCGCAACTCGCTCTCGCACGTGGCGCGCGGCTCCGAGGGCGCCATGTTCTTCCAGTGGCGCCAGTCGCGGCGCGGCGCCGAGAAGTTCCACTCGTCGATGGTTCCGCACGGCGGCACGGACACCAAGGTGTGGCGCGAGGTCTGCGAACTCGGCGCCGCCCTGGTCGATCTGGCGCCCGTCAAGGACACCCGTACCGTCGCCGACGCCGCCGTGCTGTGGGACTGGCACTCCTGGTGGGCGCAGAACCTGCCGTGGCGGCCGAGCGAGGACCACGACGCCCGCGAGCGCGCCGACACCTTCTACGAGGCGCTCTACGACCGCCACCTGACCGTCGACTTCGCCCACCCGGAAGCCGACCTGTCGGCCTACCCCCTGGTCGTCGTCCCCGCCCTGTACCTGGCGACCGAGGCCGCCGCGCTCAACGTCCGCGAGTACGTGGCGAACGGCGGCACCCTCGTCGTCTCGTACTTCTCCGGCATCGTCGACGAGCACGACGCCGTCCACGAAGGCCCCTACCCGGGCGCCTTCCGCGACGTACTCGGCCTGACCGTCGAGGAGTTCAGCCCGCTGCCGGCCGGCGAGTCGGTGCGGCTCGGCGCGCCCGACGGCTCCGAGCTCACCGGCGACGTGTGGACGGAGTTCGTCGTCCCGCGCGGCGCCGAACCGGTCTGGACCTACGAGGACGGACTCGCCGCGGGCCGCCCCGCGATCACCCGCCACACGTACGGCGAGGGCACCGCCTGGTACGTCTCGACGCGGCTCTCCGCGGCCGGTCTCGACCCGGTCCTCGCGGCCGCGGCGGCCGACGCCCGGATCGCGCCGCGCCCCGAACTCCCGCGCGACGTCGAGCTGGTGACGCGTACGGGGGAGACGGGCACGTACCTCTTCGCGATCAACCACACCGGCGACGAGGCCAAGGTGCCGCTGCCCGCCCCCGGCACCGAACTCCTCACCGGGCGACCCGCGACGGGCGTCCTGCCCGTGCCCGCCGGCGCGGTGCGCGTGGTGCGCCTGGAGGCCTGAGGGCCGGTCACCGGGCACAGAATCCGGCCGGGGTCCGTGGGGGAAGTCCGGCCGGACCGCGACGGCGCCGCACCAGGCCTTCGGTGCGGCGCCGTCCCCCTGCCCGCGTCCCCGGTGATCACCCGGGAGTACTGTTCCGGCGCATGACGCACACGGAACTCCCACGCACCCTGGCGCCGACCGAGCGCACCCGCCTGCGCCGCATGAAGGAGAAGGCGAGCTTCGAGCGCTCCGACCTCGAAGCGATCCTCGACGCGGGCTTCGTCTGCCACCTGGGAGTGATCGTCGACGGCGACCCCATGGTCGTACCGACGGTCTACGGGCGCGACGAGCGGAACCTGTACGTGCACGGATCCGTGGCCAGCCGCAGCCTGGTGAACGCCGAGGGCGACGACGTCGACGCGACGATATGCGTGACCGTCACCCACGTCGACGGGCTCGTCCTCGCCCGCTCGGTCTTCGAGCACGGCGTGAACTACCGCTGCGCGATGATCTACGGCACCCCGCGCCGCCTCGTCGACGACGCCGAGAAGACCGAGGGCCTGCGCATCCTCACCGAGCACGCCACCCCGGGGCAGTGGGACTACGCGCGCCGCCCCACCCGCAAGGAGCTCGCCGCCACCACGGTCTTCGCCCTGTCCCTCGAAGAGGCGTCGGTGAAGATCCGTACCGGCGCCCCGGACGACGGCGACTCGCCGGACGCCGCGCTCGGCCTGTGGGCCGGAACCCTGCCCCTGACCTCGCGCTGGGGCGCCCCCACCGCCGACCCGGCCCTCCCCTCGGGGATCACCGCGCCGGCCCACATCGTCGCCCGAGCGGGGACCCGGCAGGGTTGAGGGACAACCGGGGGCATAACGTGAGAGCCGTAGGACCGTCGTAGAAACAAGGAGTAACGGGATGCAGAGCCGCACGGCACTCGTCGAGGACCTGATGGAGCGCTTCCCGCACGTTCCGAAGGAAGCGGTCTTCAAGGAGGACCTGCTCCGGGGCGGCGTCGCGTTCGACCCCTCCGCGCTGAGCGACAACGAGGGCGGCGACGTCAAGCCGAAGTCGTACTTCATCTTCTCCTTCGACCACGGCACGCTCCCCGAGCTGGGCGAGGCCGCGCTGCGCCGCCCGCCGGAGGAGATCGTCCTCACCGGCGGCCCCTACGACCTGCGGCGCACCGTCGTCTCGGTCCGGGTGAACCCGTCGTCCCCGTACCGGGTCGCGGCCAACGAGGACGGGATGCTCGGCCTCTACCTCGACGGCAAGCGCATCTCCGACGTGGGCGTGCCGCCGATGCCGGAGTACTACCGGCACAAGCTCTCCAACGGGAAGTCGGTCATGGAGGTGGCCCCGACGATCCAGTGGGGCTACCTGATCTACCTGACCGCCTTCCGCGTCTGCCAGTACTTCGGCGCCAAGGAGGAGTGCCAGTACTGCGACATCAACCACAACTGGCGCCAGCACAAGGCGGCCGGGCGCCCGTACACGGGCGTGAAGGACGTCGACGAGGTCCTCGAAGCGCTGTCGATCATCGACCAGTACGACACCGCGAAGGCGTCCACCGCGTACACGCTCACCGGCGGCGCGATCACCTCGAAGGTGCAGGGCCTGGACGAGGCCGACTTCTACGGGCGCTACGCCAAGGCCATCGAGGAGCACTTCCCGGGCCG includes:
- a CDS encoding radical SAM protein gives rise to the protein MQSRTALVEDLMERFPHVPKEAVFKEDLLRGGVAFDPSALSDNEGGDVKPKSYFIFSFDHGTLPELGEAALRRPPEEIVLTGGPYDLRRTVVSVRVNPSSPYRVAANEDGMLGLYLDGKRISDVGVPPMPEYYRHKLSNGKSVMEVAPTIQWGYLIYLTAFRVCQYFGAKEECQYCDINHNWRQHKAAGRPYTGVKDVDEVLEALSIIDQYDTAKASTAYTLTGGAITSKVQGLDEADFYGRYAKAIEEHFPGRWIGKVVAQALPKDDVQRFKDYGVQIYHPNYEVWDEYLFKMYCPGKERYVGRDEWHKRILDSTEVFGARNVIPNFVAGVEMAEPFGFKTVDEAIASTTEGLRFFMSQGITPRFTTWCPEPTTPLGKANPAGAPLEYHIRLLDAYRSTMDEFGLSSPPGYGPAGAGRAVFSVSSFMDSLAPNSEAVETPQA
- a CDS encoding beta-galactosidase produces the protein MTHHRLAFGGDYNPEQWPEDVWHEDVRLMREAGVTMVSVGIFSWALLEPAPGTYDFGWLDRVIDLLHENGIAVDLGTPTVAPPKWFYTAHPDALPVTADGNRLHFGSRGAICHSNQAYRAAAARITEQLARRYGTHEAVALWHVHNEYGVPVSACYCESCAAHFRRWLTATYETVDHVNHAWGTAFWGQRYASFEEIDPPRTTPTVGNPAQQLDYKRFADATLRENFLRERDILHRLAPGIPVTTNFMTALSQCDSIDYWAWGREVDLVTNDHYLITDGRRTHVNLAMAADLTRSVAGGAPWLLLEHSTSGVNWQPRNPAKAPGQMARNSLSHVARGSEGAMFFQWRQSRRGAEKFHSSMVPHGGTDTKVWREVCELGAALVDLAPVKDTRTVADAAVLWDWHSWWAQNLPWRPSEDHDARERADTFYEALYDRHLTVDFAHPEADLSAYPLVVVPALYLATEAAALNVREYVANGGTLVVSYFSGIVDEHDAVHEGPYPGAFRDVLGLTVEEFSPLPAGESVRLGAPDGSELTGDVWTEFVVPRGAEPVWTYEDGLAAGRPAITRHTYGEGTAWYVSTRLSAAGLDPVLAAAAADARIAPRPELPRDVELVTRTGETGTYLFAINHTGDEAKVPLPAPGTELLTGRPATGVLPVPAGAVRVVRLEA
- a CDS encoding pyridoxamine 5'-phosphate oxidase family protein; amino-acid sequence: MTHTELPRTLAPTERTRLRRMKEKASFERSDLEAILDAGFVCHLGVIVDGDPMVVPTVYGRDERNLYVHGSVASRSLVNAEGDDVDATICVTVTHVDGLVLARSVFEHGVNYRCAMIYGTPRRLVDDAEKTEGLRILTEHATPGQWDYARRPTRKELAATTVFALSLEEASVKIRTGAPDDGDSPDAALGLWAGTLPLTSRWGAPTADPALPSGITAPAHIVARAGTRQG